The window CATAAAGTAACTTAATTATCTCTATTGCAGTTTCAGGATCAAGATTTCCTGTTGGCTCATCAGCCAAAAGTACTTTTGGGTCATTTAATAATGCACGAGCAATTGCAACCCGTTGTTGTTCACCACCTGATAATTCATAAGCCATTTTATATCCCTTTGTTTGTAACCCTACTTGAGACAAAACATCATTTATTCTTTTTTCAATTAATTCTTCTGTTTTCCAACCAGTTGCTTTTAAAACAAATTGTAAATTCCCAATTACCGTCCTATCTGTTAAAAGCTGGAAATCCTGAAAAACAATTCCTAATTTTCTTCTTAAAAAAGGTATCTGCTTAGCTGTCAGAGTTTTGAGGTCAACATCTTCAACCCTTGCATATTCACTATAAAAAGGTAAATCGCCATATAAAGTTCGTAGTAAAGTACTTTTTCCACTTCCTGTTTTACCAATCATATAAATAAACTCACCGGGAAATAATTCAAAATTAACATCCAATAAAATAAGTGAATCCTGCTGGTAAAATTTCCCATTTCTAATTTCAACAATTGATTTTGACATTACATTAGGTTTAATCCAAAATATTCAAACTTTTTAATTTTACAAACTTATTCAAATTTAAATTAAAGGCAATCCTTAATTAATTTAAATTTAACAACATTAACTTTAA of the Bacteroidota bacterium genome contains:
- a CDS encoding ATP-binding cassette domain-containing protein; the encoded protein is MSKSIVEIRNGKFYQQDSLILLDVNFELFPGEFIYMIGKTGSGKSTLLRTLYGDLPFYSEYARVEDVDLKTLTAKQIPFLRRKLGIVFQDFQLLTDRTVIGNLQFVLKATGWKTEELIEKRINDVLSQVGLQTKGYKMAYELSGGEQQRVAIARALLNDPKVLLADEPTGNLDPETAIEIIKLLYEIKETGSAVIMATHNYQGMEDFPAKILKLQAGKCFEVKPEDT